One genomic window of Nicotiana sylvestris chromosome 10, ASM39365v2, whole genome shotgun sequence includes the following:
- the LOC138880196 gene encoding uncharacterized protein, with translation MTNSDSSSASDSEYTPRASSPLFLHSSDIQGMSLVVVTFPGSGFGGWRRSIIVSLSARNKIAFIDGTYLKPSMGSPESKQWDRCNNMVISWLTSSLTPEIAESVPYSDTAKSIWKQLNSRYGTINGTKKFEIKKELAFACQGPLDIASYFNKLKKLWDELGIMGSNHANTCTCVVKDRLLKVDEENKVHQFLIGLNEAYITVRSNILMMNPPPSLDNVYNILLQDEKQRQVIPNAYFTPDLASFNANATNKFPPQYQPQRQYIKKVTFDSTNQRVVSDQNKALFCKYCKKNGHTINKCYKLNGFPQNFKFTTGEKFGTTANAESSTSGNYESTPTFVSTGQNVVIPGLTKEQYTQLTTLLQHETLVDSSPQPNFVGSPNFTGSIPTLPGFNGVAYSACMLTSVARSIWTVDSGATDHITSDKDLIFDITPLSVPYLITLPNGYKVKVTCTRSLTWNSSFDLFRKKFLVLGRLDQGLYKLHQLPTLSPPSSSLSTLNTIMHNVPDVPSSTLNNVLQSIHNSHVSSLNKPICNLNESVSSSSASSVSSQQHINDLDCPNVTEISFNLGDVVFHEFVFPLQLSSPSSLPSFAPTYFDEPPINLPSAMSDTFSSSSPSSNPLASDSSPPIYGPSCLVPSNVSTLHPVRKSIRSHNLPSHLQDYVVNLPRSVSCSSTISTSVAPPTAVKPHSYAQAATNPSWQDAMRKEFAALEANKTLDIVELLKGKKPIGYIKLNVELMGVWSDIKQAYAVKQKWSLFQLNVNNAFLHGDLDEEVYMKLPQGFSVTSTSSASVPHLVCKLNKSFYDLRQASRQWYAKLSQALCSRGYSHSLNDYSLLSRNQPNPLRFLHLVEIVALKRVLLHQKRFISDLLAAFNCTEMSFVVCPFDLIIKLHSDVGNLLPRPDTYRSLIGKLNFLTHTRPDLCFVVQHLSHFLQTPRVPYMTAALHVLRYLKSTSDVGIFLNNCADFSLVGYCDSDWTACPDSRCPVSDFCVFLGDSLISWKSKKQHVVSLSSVEAEYRAMSKVVAELSWLDRLLSDSSLHVSTPLLVFCDNQAAIHIAKNHVSTRGQSILSCQVSGQDKSRAHIWSLDILCKSSSELNLISVFYDFVMDLADSLQHVNDAKELWEELEDMYDQTNGAKLYPLQKEINNLSQGVLEITRYYTNMKRLWEKLNTLNANAQCKCQCTCGSKGKHYDDEPFTFPSASFCHFHPRRETKGDEAKQSIDDSFMRLECEQGSKEQL, from the exons ATGACAAATAGTGATAGTAGCAGTGCTAGTGATTCTGAGTATACTCCTCGTGCCTCTAGTCCATTATTTCTTCATTCCTCTGATATACAGGGAATGTCTCTGGTCGTTGTAACCTTTCCTGGTTCTGGTTTTGGTGGGTGGAGGAGAAGCATTATCGTGTCCTTGTCAGCCAGAAATAAAATCGCTTTCATTGATGGTACCTATCTCAAACCTTCTATGGGTTCCCCTGAATCTAAACAGTGGGACAGGTGTAACAACATGGTTATATCCTGGTTAACCAGCTCCCTCACACCTGAAATTGCTGAGAGTGTTCCTTATTCTGATACTGCTAAAAGTATTTGGAAGCAATTAAATAGTAGATATGGGACAATTAATGGGAcaaaaaaatttgaaataaagAAGGAATTAGCTTTTGCATGTCAGGGTCCTCTTGATATAGCATCATATTTCAACAAGCTAAAGAAACTCTGGGATGAGTTGGGAATTATGGGTTCAAATCATGCAAACACATGTACATGTGTTGTAAAAGATCGTTTACTAAAGGTAGATGAAGAAAATAAAGTTCACCAATTCTTAATAGGTCTCAATGAAGCTTACATTACTGTCAGAAGCAATATCCTCATGATGAACCCACCTCCTTCACTTGACAATGTATATAACATTCTCTTGCAGGATGAAAAGCAGAGACAAGTGATTCCCAATGCCTATTTTACACCTGACCTAGCCTCTTTTAATGCAAATGCAACTAATAAGTTTCCTCCTCAATATCAGCCCCAAAGGCAATATATTAAGAAGGTTACTTTTGATTCAACAAATCAGAGAGTGGTTTCTGATCAGAACAAAGCTTTATTCTGCAAGTATTGTAAGAAGAATGGACATACTATTAATAAATGCTATAAATTAAatggttttccccaaaatttcaaGTTTACCACGGGCGAAAAATTTGGAACTACTGCAAATGCTGAGTCCTCAACTTCTGGGAACTATGAGTCTACCCCAACTTTTGTCTCCACTGGTCAGAATGTTGTCATACCTGGTCTTACTAAAGAACAATATACTCAACTCACGACTTTGTTGCAACATGAAACTCTTGTTGATTCTAGTCCTCAACCCAACTTTGTGGGATCCCCTAACTTTACTGGTAGTATTCCTACTCTGCCTGGGTTTAATGGTGTTGCTTATTCTGCTTGCATGTTAACTAGTGTAGCTAGAAGTATTTGGACAGTGGATTCCGGAGCAACTGATCATATAACTTCTGATAAAGATCTCATTTTTGATATTACACCACTTTCGGTCCCTTATCTTATCACTTTGCCCAATGGATACAAAGTGAAGGTCACATGTACAAGATCTCTCACATGGAATTCTTCTTTT GACCTTTTCAGGAAGAAGTTTCTGGTTCTTGGTAGACTGGACCAGGGTCTATACAAGCTTCATCAACTTCCCACCTTATCTCCTCCATCTTCTTCTCTTTCAACTTTGAACACTATTATGCACAATGTGCCTGATGTACCTAGTTCTACGTTGAATAATGTTCTGCAGTCTATACATAATAGTCATGTTTCCTCTTTGAATAAGCCTATATGCAACTTAAATGAGAGTGTATCTTCTTCTTCTGCCTCTTCTGTTTCTTCTCAGCAACATATAAATGACCTTGAT TGCCCAAATGTCACAGAGATAAGCTTCAACCTAGG GGATGTTGTCTTCCATGAGTTTGTCTTTCCCCTTCAACTCTCTTCCCCTTCCTCTCTTCCTTCCTTTGCACCCACTTATTTTGATGAACCTCCAATCAATCTTCCTTCTGCTATGTCTGATACTTTTTCTTCCTCCTCTCCTTCTTCTAATCCCCTTGCTTCTGATTCTtcccctcctatttatggtccaTCTTGTCTTGTCCCATCTAATGTTTCAACTCTACATCCAGTAAGAAAATCTATCAGATCTCATAATCTTCCTTCTCATCTTCAAGACTATGTGGTTAACCTTCCTCGTTCTGTCTCTTGCTCCTCTACTATCTCTACTTCTGTTGCCCCTCCTACAGCAGTTAAGCCTCACTCTTATGCTCAGGCTGCTACCAATCCATCTTGGCAGGATGCTATGAGGAAGGAGTTTGCGGCATTGGAAGCTAATAAGACTTTGGACATTGTTGAACTTCTCAAAGGGAAGAAACCAATTGGTTATATAAAATTAAATGTAGAGCTGATGGGAGTGTGGAGCGATATAAAGCAAG CTTATGCAGTCAAACAAAAGTGGTCCCTATTCCAATTAAATGTTAATAATGCATTTTTACATGGTGACTTAGATGAAGAAGTGTACATGAAGCTTCCTCAAGGATTTTCTGTTACCTCAACTTCTTCTGCTTCTGTTCCCCAtttggtgtgcaaattgaataaatcTTTTTATGATTTGCGGCAGGCTTCTAGACAATGGTATGCAAAATTGTCCCAAGCCCTTTGTTCTAGAGGCTATAGCCATTCTTTGAATGATTATTCCTTGTTGTCAAGAAATCAGCCCAATCCACTGCGTTTCTTGCATTTGGTTGAGATTGTTGCATTGAAAA GAGTTTTATTGCATCAAAAGAGGTTTATCTCTGATTTACTAGCTGCTTTCAATTGTACTGAAATGTCTTTTGTTGTTTGTCCATTTGATTTAATTATAAAGCTGCACTCTGATGTTGGTAATCTTTTACCTAGACCTGATACATATAGAAGCCTCATTGGCAAGCTCAATTTTCTTACCCACACTCGCCCTGATCTTTGCTTTGTTGTTCAACACCTTAGCCATTTTCTTCAGACCCCTAGGGTCCCTTACATGACTGCAGCCTTGCATGTTCTAAGGTACTTAAAGAGCACTTCAGATGTTGGGATTTTTCTAAATAATTGTGCTGATTTCTCTTTGGTTGGCTATTGTGATAGCGATTGGACTGCCTGCCCCGATTCCCGTTGTCCGGTTagtgatttttgtgtgtttttggGTGACAGTCTTATTAGTTGGAAATCCAAAAAGCAGCATGTGGTTTCCTTATCCTCTGTTGAAGCAGAATATCGAGCTATGAGCAAGGTGGTTGCTGAATTATCCTGGTTGGATCGTTTATTGTCTGATTCGAGTTTACATGTGTCTACTCCTCTTCTAGTTTTCTGCGATAATCAGGCTGCTATTCATATAGCAAAAAATCATGTTTCCACGAGAGGACAAAGCATATTGAG CTGTCAAGTGAGTGGGCAAGACAAGTCACGTGCACATATATGGTCTTTGGACATTCTTTGTAAG AGCTCGTCTGAGCTCAATCTTATCTCTGTCTTTTACGATTTTGTCATG GACTTAGCAGATAGCCTGCAACATGTAAATGATGCCAAAGAGCTTTGGGAAGAATTGGAGGACATGTATGATCAAACCAATGGAGCAAAACTATATCCACTGCAGAAAGAAATCAATAATTTGAGCCAAGGAGTACTCGAGATTACCAGATACTACACTAACATGAAGAGGCTATGGGAAAAATTGAATACCCTGAATGCCAATGCTCAATGCAAATGCCAGTGCACGTGTGGTTCCAAG GGGAAGCATTATGATGATGAACCCTTTACTTTCCCTAGCGCAAGCTTTTGCCATTTTCATCCAAGAAGAGAAACAAAGGGAGATGAAGCCAAACAATCAATTGATGATTCATTCATGCGCCTTGAGTGTGAGCAGGGCAGCAAGGAACAACTTTAG
- the LOC104243092 gene encoding F-box protein At3g07870-like, with protein MVIMLEILSKLPIKSIFCCKVVCKLWYKLLTSDPLFLNMFHKRSPFSCLLLSDIDAPITLIELKPDFDCYSCPVNKPIVLNPKFHLPPLNNLGVGFVKQTLRLIGTCNGLIGLLSKNHSIYVSNPLLGEYFKVKLPEREKRVSQIIYGFCFSEVSGQYKVLKLLNRKFQDHDPKVSELEVYTLGVDEKWRNVGKAPYPLWGSLSKVNVNGALHWLDDEDTEKGARICSFNITTEEVKPVSAPPGLKTLSLLLMLAELRNCLCLSDYSDEQHVDIWWMREYGVAESWTKDRILMDSIPRDICDTKYIPTIIWKDGEILMRSHRGTQLVSYNPKEKKFRKVHVYGCGIDATKYVPSFYSLNPSFYSLKTVMGDDFQVSSVYSMTEIKKG; from the coding sequence ATGGTGATTATGTTGGAAATTCTTTCGAAATTGCCAATCAAGTCCATTTTCTGCTGTAAGGTTGTTTGCAAACTTTGGTATAAACTTTTAACTTCTGACCCTTTATTTCTTAACATGTTTCACAAAAGATCACCTTTTTCCTGCCTTTTGCTTTCGGACATTGATGCACCTATCACTCTCATTGAACTCAAACCAGATTTTGATTGTTATTCTTGCCCAGTAAACAAACCCATTGTGTTAAACCCTAAATTTCACCTCCCTCCACTTAATAATCTTGGTGTTGGTTTTGTTAAACAAACCTTGAGATTAATTGGTACATGTAATGGGCTTATTGGGTTGTTAAGTAAGAATCATTCAATTTACGTTAGCAATCCTCTTTTGGGTGAGTATTTCAAGGTTAAATTGCCCGAAAGGGAGAAACGAGTTAGTCAGATTATTTATGGATTTTGCTTTAGTGAGGTTTCTGGACAGTATAAAGTATTGAAATTATTAAATAGGAAATTCCAGGATCATGATCCTAAAGTATCTGAATTGGAGGTTTATACTCTTGGAGTTGATGAGAAATGGAGAAATGTGGGCAAAGCTCCATACCCTTTATGGGGATCACTTAGCAAGGTTAATGTGAATGGTGCTCTTCATTGGCTAGATGATGAAGATACTGAAAAAGGTGCCAGAATTTGCTCCTTTAATATTACGACAGAAGAGGTGAAGCCCGTGTCAGCTCCACCCGGTCTGAAAACTCTATCCTTGCTGTTGATGCTAGCAGAGTTGAGGAATTGTCTGTGTTTATCTGATTATAGCGATGAACAACATGTTGATATATGGTGGATGAGAGAGTATGGGGTTGCTGAATCTTGGACTAAAGATCGCATTTTAATGGATTCTATTCCGCGTGATATCTGTGATACTAAATATATACCGACCATAATTTGGAAAGATGGAGAAATCTTGATGCGAAGCCATCGTGGCACACAACTCGTTTCTTACAACCCAAAAGAGAAGAAGTTCAGGAAGGTTCATGTTTACGGTTGTGGCATTGACGCGACTAAATACGTTCCAAGTTTTTACTCACTCAATCCAAGTTTTTACTCACTCAAGACTGTCATGGGGGACGATTTTCAAGTGTCAAGTGTTTATTCGATGACTGAGATAAAAAAAGGGTAG